From one Cyanobacterium stanieri PCC 7202 genomic stretch:
- a CDS encoding coproporphyrinogen oxidase (PFAM: Coproporphyrinogen III oxidase~COGs: COG0408 Coproporphyrinogen III oxidase~InterPro IPR001260:IPR018375~KEGG: cyn:Cyan7425_1891 coproporphyrinogen oxidase~PFAM: coproporphyrinogen III oxidase~PRIAM: Coproporphyrinogen oxidase~SPTR: Coproporphyrinogen oxidase) codes for MTTVLNQPSNQAKIDVPKNSRERAKQFVMELQDQICQGLEEIDGKARFQEDKWERKEGGGGRTRVIRDGGVFEQGGVNFSEVWGDTLPPSILIQRPEGAGHGFYATGTSMVLHPRNPYVPTVHLNYRYFEAGPIWWFGGGADLTPYYGFAEDAVHFHQTLKAGCDRHHPEYYPTFKKWCDEYFYLKHRQEARGIGGIFFDYQNSEGRLYGGSNHEGLAHQYSEKVGKVNHSWEDIFSFVQTCGNAFLPSYLPIVERRNSIEYGEKERNFQLYRRGRYVEFNLVYDRGTIFGLQTNGRTESILMSLPPLTRWEYGYQPEKDSREAQLTDFFLQPKDWANFKF; via the coding sequence ATGACCACGGTATTAAATCAACCATCTAATCAAGCAAAAATAGATGTGCCTAAAAACTCCAGAGAAAGAGCCAAGCAATTTGTCATGGAGTTACAGGATCAAATCTGTCAAGGTTTAGAAGAAATCGATGGCAAAGCTCGTTTTCAGGAAGATAAATGGGAAAGAAAAGAAGGGGGCGGAGGACGCACCAGAGTGATTCGTGATGGAGGCGTTTTTGAACAAGGGGGAGTAAACTTCTCTGAGGTTTGGGGGGATACTTTACCTCCTTCTATTCTCATTCAGCGTCCTGAAGGTGCTGGTCATGGTTTCTATGCCACAGGTACATCTATGGTGCTTCATCCTCGAAATCCCTATGTGCCAACGGTACATTTAAACTATCGTTATTTTGAGGCAGGCCCTATTTGGTGGTTTGGCGGTGGTGCTGATTTAACTCCCTATTATGGTTTTGCGGAGGATGCGGTTCATTTTCATCAAACTTTAAAAGCAGGGTGCGATCGCCATCATCCCGAATATTATCCAACCTTTAAAAAATGGTGTGACGAATATTTTTATCTCAAACATCGTCAAGAAGCCAGAGGAATAGGAGGTATTTTCTTTGACTATCAAAATAGTGAAGGAAGACTCTATGGAGGTTCAAACCATGAGGGATTAGCCCATCAATATAGTGAAAAAGTTGGTAAAGTGAACCATAGCTGGGAAGATATATTTTCCTTTGTCCAAACTTGTGGCAACGCTTTTCTCCCCTCTTATTTACCCATTGTGGAGCGTCGTAATTCCATAGAATACGGAGAAAAAGAGCGTAACTTCCAACTATATCGTCGGGGGCGTTATGTGGAGTTTAATTTGGTTTATGACCGTGGTACTATTTTTGGTTTGCAAACCAATGGACGTACAGAATCAATTTTGATGTCTTTACCTCCTCTTACCCGTTGGGAATATGGTTATCAACCAGAAAAAGATAGTCGTGAGGCACAATTAACTGACTTCTTCTTACAACCCAAAGATTGGGCAAATTTCAAATTTTAA